The Malus domestica chromosome 17, GDT2T_hap1 genome contains the following window.
GATGTTTCTGATGAGGCCAATGCAGCTCCACCCACAGCCTCAGGAGGTAAACACAAGAAGAAAAGGCTCGGGAAGCGAAAATCCATTAACAGGTCTAAGAAAGGGATGTTTGGTACGTCAATGGACTATGAGTATAAGGATTTGTCTGATGATGGTGAGGAGGCCAGTGTGGAGATCATTGGTGAGGATTCAAATGATCCCATGAATTTTGATGATGTACATAGTGCAGGATCAAAGAATGGCAAGAAATCTGACCCAGTTGATCTGGAGGATAGTGATGATGACGTCGTGTATTTAGGCGAAGAGGGAGGCGAAGGAGGACGGGGTTTCGGTTCTTTGAATTTGGAGACAAGTGATGCCAATGACGAGGTTGCTTCTGATGGCTCAGATGAATCTGAGGCAACTGAGGAGGTTGCTTCTGATGTTTCTAACAGCTCACATGATTCAGAGACCGTCCTATTTAGTGAAGAGGAAAGCGCTCATTCGGATGACGAGGATTATGACCCAGAAGAGTCAGAAAGTTCTGAGTTTTCTGAGGAGTCAAGTTCATCTGGTGGAGATGGCCAGTGGAGCGATGAAGGTGATGTTGATATGAAGAAGGGGGAGATTGTTAATAAAAGGGAGAAGAAAAAGGGTAGTGGGAAAACGAAGAAGGGGAAAAGTGTTGGGGACAATATTGAGGTGAATAAGGTGCATAATATTGATGAAGGGGAAGTTAAAAAGGGATTTAGAAAAGAGGGCAAGGGGAAAACTGTTGAGGGTGGTGTCGAGATGAAGAAGGGGCAGCATTCTAGTAGAAAAGAAGATGTTACCGCTCTTCTATTGAAGTTCTGTTTTGGATCCAAGGAGCCAAGTGTACCAGAGAAGCCAGAACTTGATCCAGAAGAAAACGAACTTTGGGATGAATTTCGTTTTTCTCTCAGATCTTGTGAGATTGGTTCCACTGGATCTAATAAGGTAGGTAGGCATAAATTCATCGTTCACTCTGATCTTGAAAGTACATAATCGTTATTGTGTTGTGTATTTTAACTTAGGTGTATGACCTTATAATTAGTTGTTAGACTGTAGCAATGATCCGATCAGTACATATTCGTAGCTGAGTCATTAATTAGTTGTTAAGTTTTGACTGTAAGTGACTGTATTTGATTGGCAGGTTGGAAATCAAGATTCACTCCCCGCTGTTCATGAAGAGGATACTGCTACCCTTTGTAAACGAGGGAGTCATCAGCTTATACTCGATGAAGAGATTGGACTCCGATGCAAATTTTGCACTTACTTAGCCAAGGAGATCAAATATATTTTTCCAGAATTTGTAAGTTTACGCATGTTTCTTTCAGTACGAGTTAAAACCTTTTTTTATGTtatcatttttcatttgcaCTAAATCATAAAATCTAGTTAATTCTTATGGAAACCGTGTAACACTGACTATAGAGCACCGTCTGTTGTTTGGAACATGCTTTAGTACACATCCTGGAACTTTTATTCATAGAGGTTTTAGAGACTTAAAGCAAGCGCTTGCCTACCTAGGTGGTCGGAGGGATTTGGAATGAAAGTACACTGTTTTCgtaacaggaaaaaaaaaaaaacgctgtGTTTCTGCTGCTTACCCCGTAACTTGAGTTGGCTTGGCTCTAGGGCAAACTGACAGTTCAAGTTGTTACCCCGATTGGCATATTTCAGCTGCTATCTGTTTTTCGTTATTTGTTATTATTAGATCTATATTGTGTCTGTGAACAGCTCTGACATATGTTCGTTCGGACTTGACCATTGTTTTAGTACTTTGGGTACTCAAGCTTCTGGTGCTTAACTTGCCAGTTCTTTATGTTTCTGTGTACTTAGCTTgaaaaggttttttttcttctgcatCTGTGATTCTTTATTGATCTAATTGCTGGGGCGTTCATATTAAAAAACAATGCAACTTGTTGGTTTTAATCATTCAAATTGGAATTATCAAGTTAGTTAAAAAATATCCTTGGAATGTTTCTGGCTAATCTGAAATTCTTGTTAAGAATCTGTCGATTCTAATCAAGTATACGCTTTGAATGAGTTAACATATAGGGTCTAATTTTCTGTTCTTTGTTTACCTTCCTTGTCTGCTTTCTCATACTGTAACTGCGTGCTTATTAACTTAATTATCATGATTTGGCATATCAAATATGTGATTTTTCTCTTGGTCATGCACATTTCAGGTTGAGAATCCTTACGAAAAATTTGGCAGAAGAGGCTTTGAAACTGACAACTGGTCTGTCTTTGATGAGCTTCGATCTCATGACTCTGGTTCCGGTCCCCATTCTGGTTGTAGTTCTCACCTTCCCGATGAAGGCACAGTGTGGGACTTCATTCCAGGTGTTAAAAGCAGCATGTATCCTCATCAGCGTGAAGGTTTTGAGTTCTTGTGGAATCATATAGCTGGTGGAATACATGTTGAGGAGCTGAAAAAAAGAAGCAGTGATTATGCTGGGAATGGTTGCATAATTTCACACGCTCCTGGAACTGGGAAGACACTGCTAGCCATTGTCTTTCTCCAGACATACATGCAGTTGTTCCCAAACTGCAGGCCACTTCTGATAGCTCCTCGCAGCATGTTGCTTACATGGGAAGAGGAGTTTCAAAAATGGGGGTTTGACATTCCTTTTCACAATCTAAACAACACTGACTTATCTggtgaagaaattgaagcaGATGTTAATTTGGTGATGCGAATTGAAGGCCGGAAAAGCATAAACAGAGTAAAGAACAGCAGAATGTTGAAGTTGTGTTCCTGGACCAAGAAAAGAAGCATCCTGGGAATCAGTTACCAATTGTTTGAGAAGCTTTGTGGGACAAATCATTCTGGAGCACTGAAGCAAGCGGAGGAATGGAGGAAAATTATACTTGAGTTTCCTGGTCTTGTAGTATTCGATGAAGGGCACACTCCTCGGAATGATCAAAGTCGTATTTGGAAGGCTTTATCAGACCTCAAGACTAAAAGGCGCATTCTTCTGTCTGGAACTCCTTTCCAGAATAATTTTCAGGAGCTCTTCAATACAATCTGCCTGGTGAGGCCTACATTTGCAGACTCAATCGACTCTAATAAGTTCACTGGAGATTTTCGCAGAAACCAAAGCCAAAAAAGAAATTTAGAGACATGGCAATGGACTTTTGTGACCAACTGTAGTGGAAATGTCAATGATAAAAGAGAAAGACATGCTACAGAGGTCAAAGCGAAGATTGCACCATTTGTCAATGTCTACAAGGGTTCTGTACTGCAAGATAGTCTTCCTGGGTTAAGGAACTCAGTTGTTGTTCTACGCCCGACGCAACTACAGGAGGAGTACCATAAGAGAATTCAAGTGATAAAATCACAGTTTGAATATGAACACTTGGAGTCTCTTATATCTATTCATCCTTCCCTCTTGCTTAACAAGGAAGCATTTTCTGGTGAATGGGATAAGTTAAACAAACTGAAATTAAATCCTGATGTTGGAGTTAAGGTAAAATTTGTGATGGACCTCATTAGACTCAGCGATGCTTTGAATGAAAGAGTTCTTGTTTTCAGTCAGTATATTAAACCCTTGGTTCTTACAAGGGATCTTCTGAGATCAAGGTTTCACTGGACTGAAGGGGAAGAGGTGCTCTATATGGACGGAAGTTGTGATATGAAGCAGCGTCAGTCCTCGATGAAGATTTTCAACGATCCTTCCAGTAAAGCCAAGGTCTTACTAGCTTCAACTAAAGGATGCTGTGAAGGAATAAGCCTGGTCGGAGCTTCAAGGGTTGTGCTTCTGGACGTCACTTGGAACCCGTCGGTGGAGAGACAAGCTATATCCCGTGCCTACAGGCTAGGACAGAAAAAAGTTGTCTATGTGTACCACCTCCTCATGGGTGGAACAAATGAGGAGCACAAGTACCAACGCCAAGTTGACAAGAGCCGTTTGTCTGAGTTGGTGTTTTCTGATTCGGACAGGAGTGATGCTTGCGAGAAGAAAGTCCGAGCTGTTTCTGCGGATAAGGTTTTGGAGGAGATGGCTCAGCATGAGAAACTGAAACACATATTCGAGAGTATAGCTTTGCTGCACGAAGACATCTATTTTGAGCAGCTAGGCCTATCAACTTTTGCTGCATGAAACACATATGAGAGTTTATTGCTTTTACTGCATGTAGAAAAATTCGAGCTGTTTCCTCTTTTGCTGGTGGTACATCATCCCTTCACACCCAGCGACCCTCGAATCCACAACaatggtctctctctctctctctctacctatCCACTGTTTGTTTCCACAGAAATTTGTTTGTCATttaagttttctgggaaaatgctGGATGATGTCggcaatatatattttatggaACTAGACgaaagaaatttagaaaatttccAACTGATATAACTGAAAACGTAAAGAATATGTGCAAACTAAATCGTGTCAATGGACTTGATTCTGTTTGGATGAATCCTCAAACTCCATACAAACCAACACGCACAGTTTTCATTTGTATTACTTTCTCATTGGGAGGATGGGGAGGTTTTCTGCGCGCGGGTGCATTGTATGGTCTTTATTAGGCTCGTGATAGGGATGATTTCTGGAACGGATAAGCTGCGTTTGGTGGATTATATGGTCCTGGCCTGTGTGGTGTGGTGTGAGCAGGAACGCAAACATCAAACCTGGTTTATAAAATGTATGCTTTGTACATACGAGGATTCCTTGCGTTCCAAGTAATATTACAGTGCTCATTTTATCTTTCTTCTCACCGCACTACATTAGCTATACATTTCGGCATCGGTTTCCATCTTCTTGCTCCTTGGCATTGCTTGAAAACTGAGCTTCAACTTGTTCCATGATGATGAAACACTTGTCTTGTGTTAGTTTCTTTAAGAAAGAATACAAGGCTTTTGTTGGGAAGCATTTAAACTACTAATAAACGTTTTTGTTGCTATTTTGGTTGCATTTCTTGTTTTAAACCCGTTTGTAATCTGAAAATATGACTCAGAATCCAAATTTTTACCTCTCGAATCCAGCTTTTATGTCGCATTGTCTCTCTTTATCCATTTATGTTTGTATCATAAAAAATCTATGAAGTTTAATATCGTGACACGTGCTTATTAATTTACGTTAAATTAATCAAGAGATTCCATTTAATTTGCTTATATAACATGTGCTTTGttcgtttatttttttatctacaaaaaaacaaacgaTCGATTGCTCACATCACAGATCCGTTACGTTTTTTGATGTGAGCAAAACATTCAGCCCTTGCACACGAAGTCTATGAGTTTATTTGTTATACATACGTGAGTATTTCCGTTAAGTTTACTTATATGGCGGCGTTATCCTTTTGTCTGCATGTAAGGTAAGCCACATCGGATCCACctgcaaaacaaaataagaaaaatccaCCTCATTTCCCCCCGGTTTCTAATTCGCCCTCACTCCCCCCCTCCTCTGCTCTTTACTATATGAGCTTTTTCCCCCTTCGATTTTTCATTTCGCTCCACCACCAAATCCCTAATTCAATTCCGccgccatcaaattccatgtcCACCGTCCAAATCAACCTCTCCGTCGCCAATTCCAATGTCCAATTCTCGGAGCAAACAACCGCCCTTGCCAAACCCGTGATCCACGAAACCCCATACCCGACCCGAATCCAACCAAAGCTTGTGCGGATCATACACGCCGACGCCGACGCCACTGACTCCTCCAGCGACGACAATGAGGACAGCGTCGTGCCGGCGGTGAAGCGGGGCGTCAGAGAGATCAACCTTGAGGTCCCTTCGCCTTCCTCCGCTTCGTCTTCTCCGCCTTGCTCCGGTTGTCCTAAGCTGTCCAAGCGAGCCAAGCTGCCTCCGAAATCGGGCCCGGGCCGCCGGGAAAGGTTCGTAGGCGTCCGCCAGCGACCGTGGGGCAGGTGGGCTGCGGAAATTCGAGACCCGAATCAGAGAAAACGGCTTTGGCTCGGAACCTTCGACACGGAGGAGGATGCTGCGGCGGCGTATGACAGAACTTCACTGATGCTCAGGGGTCCTCGTGCTGTCACTAACCTTCCTGGAGCTGGGGAGACGGTGGTTGTTGATGAGGTGGTGGCTGCTGCGACTGTGGGACCATGGGGAAGGAGGAGGAGCATTTGCCGCCGTGGGGAGGGGGCTGCTTATTGTTTTTAATCTTACTCCCTCCGTTAAGTATtagaataaattattaaaaatataattagaaATTTCTATTTATATTGTGCTTGTACGGCgccaaattaaa
Protein-coding sequences here:
- the LOC114822437 gene encoding SNF2 domain-containing protein CLASSY 3-like translates to MDYRNLPVAKRTRKKNREGGSAAVSREYVSISDESEEESRAYESLDVSDEANAAPPTASGGKHKKKRLGKRKSINRSKKGMFGTSMDYEYKDLSDDGEEASVEIIGEDSNDPMNFDDVHSAGSKNGKKSDPVDLEDSDDDVVYLGEEGGEGGRGFGSLNLETSDANDEVASDGSDESEATEEVASDVSNSSHDSETVLFSEEESAHSDDEDYDPEESESSEFSEESSSSGGDGQWSDEGDVDMKKGEIVNKREKKKGSGKTKKGKSVGDNIEVNKVHNIDEGEVKKGFRKEGKGKTVEGGVEMKKGQHSSRKEDVTALLLKFCFGSKEPSVPEKPELDPEENELWDEFRFSLRSCEIGSTGSNKVGNQDSLPAVHEEDTATLCKRGSHQLILDEEIGLRCKFCTYLAKEIKYIFPEFVENPYEKFGRRGFETDNWSVFDELRSHDSGSGPHSGCSSHLPDEGTVWDFIPGVKSSMYPHQREGFEFLWNHIAGGIHVEELKKRSSDYAGNGCIISHAPGTGKTLLAIVFLQTYMQLFPNCRPLLIAPRSMLLTWEEEFQKWGFDIPFHNLNNTDLSGEEIEADVNLVMRIEGRKSINRVKNSRMLKLCSWTKKRSILGISYQLFEKLCGTNHSGALKQAEEWRKIILEFPGLVVFDEGHTPRNDQSRIWKALSDLKTKRRILLSGTPFQNNFQELFNTICLVRPTFADSIDSNKFTGDFRRNQSQKRNLETWQWTFVTNCSGNVNDKRERHATEVKAKIAPFVNVYKGSVLQDSLPGLRNSVVVLRPTQLQEEYHKRIQVIKSQFEYEHLESLISIHPSLLLNKEAFSGEWDKLNKLKLNPDVGVKVKFVMDLIRLSDALNERVLVFSQYIKPLVLTRDLLRSRFHWTEGEEVLYMDGSCDMKQRQSSMKIFNDPSSKAKVLLASTKGCCEGISLVGASRVVLLDVTWNPSVERQAISRAYRLGQKKVVYVYHLLMGGTNEEHKYQRQVDKSRLSELVFSDSDRSDACEKKVRAVSADKVLEEMAQHEKLKHIFESIALLHEDIYFEQLGLSTFAA